The genomic region GGTCTCATTAAGCTCAACACCAGGCGTGGGTACAGCATAGGTCTGGCCATTATAATTCACGTAACTAATGCCAGGAACTACGTTATAGTAAATATACTGACCAGGTGATAGTTGAACCTCGACAGCATAATAAAGCTGGTAACTAGTTTTATACGTCTGTAAATTCGTCAATTGCCCCATGTCTGAGAGTACGTTAATGACCCATTGAGCCCACGTTGGTAAACCGCCAGTTTCCACAATGGTCTCAACAATCACGCCACCCTCAAGTGCGGAGACTAAGGCAGACATTACTTGTAACAATGGTACATTGAATACATTAGCCACATATTCAGCGATTAAATATGGAAGAGCGGTTTCACTAGTCCCATTTGGGAAGTAGAAATATGGGACTCCGCCATTATTAACACTGCACCCTACATATTTAGGTGTTGGTAGGCTCAAGCCGTAGTAATTAAGGAATCTGAATATTGCCGTTACCGGTCCATTACCTGTATCTATGCCGTTTATGAGTCTGCTCTGAACATTAAGTCCCACGACATAATAGTAGTACTGGTTTGTGGGCGTGCATGTACCGAAGTAAGGATTACATGTCCAGTATTGGTATTGGGCCATACCATAAGCACCAGGCACGCCCAGATAATAAATACCAGGCCCTGTGAAGGTCGTACCGAAAGTACCTAACCATTGTAGGTATGGTGAACCGATGTCAAAGGACTGTGGTGTAAATGTTATACCGGCTACATATGCTATTACCTGCCCATTACTTGATTTTAACTCCTCGCCATATAATGAGAATGGCTGATTATTAGATGAGGACTGTATATAGATCTCTCCATACAGTTGTGCATTACTTTGGCTTAATTCATTGAATACATTTTGGCTCCATGAGACCCATAGCAGTGGTATTGTCCCGTTATAGCCGGTGCAGTTAGCTAGAGCTAGGTACCCATACGCCGTTGGTATAGTACCAGGCGCGTAGACTGGCGCCTCCGGTGATTGGCTCATACAGTCGTATAATTGGCCTGGTTGATCCGTATTATTGGAAAGCTCGAGTAACGGCTTCGCGACTGCAGGGCCTGCCGGCTTTAATTGGCTTATTGGTATGTCTGGTGGCGCGGTTGTGTTTATTTTGGCGTTAATAATTATTACGTAAGACTCATTGCCAATGTATAGTGGTGCTGGTGCATATGGTATCGTGAATGATTTGATGTAGACCCCACGTGGCGTTTGGTAGGTTATGAATACGAGGAGTGCCGTGTATAGGCCCGGCTGTATTGAGTGCCAGGTACTCCTTAGCATCCAGGAGACCCATCTATCCACGGCGTAGGCTATGCTGGGCGTGTCCATGGGTATCACCACCCTTGAGCCGGCATAAACCCTAACGGGTACTATGTGGTATGGCGTTAAGGCGAATACCGTAACTGAGGCGTTACTCAGTGGTTTGCCATTTATTGACTCGATGTTTATCACAATCCTCGAATAGTTAATGCCGTTAGCAGTCACCTTATAGACCAGGTACTCCTCACTCACGCCCTTAATTGGTGAGTAGGTCCAGTACCTGTAAAGTGTTGGTTGTTGGCCTGTGGTGGCTAGTACCATGATAATTAATGAAATCGTCAAGGCGAGCATTAAGGCGGTTAATACCCGCGCCCTGACCATACCCATCATATTTACAGAAATTAACGGGCTTTTTTTTACTTCGCCTATTCATAAAGAGTGAGTCGAACCGCTTTGTAAGCCTTCTCACCAGCTTAGCCTTTCACTCTTATTGATATATTGCCTCGCTCCTCAAAGCACCCTTAACAAGGCTCACTCTCTTCCTTATGCCCTTTGGAATTCGCCGTGTTTAATGCGTTGAGCAATAATTCCATCATATTAACACCTTACTTATCAATTTCTTAACTAACTCATCAATATTAGCCATGCATTGGTAAGTAAAAACCCACAGCATTAAATATAACCTTTAACTCTCAACCCTACTAAGGGATCATCGAGATTCTTATTGAGAAATTTAATACATCTGAGTGTCAGGAAGTCGTAAGGCGTTAGTACACGTACCTACTGAGCACAGTTAGTAAGACCCTGCAAGGTAACTTGATCATTGCGATTTGTTGATTACACACCTAGGGCTTCGCGGAAAGAAGTATTTGATTAATTAAGAACGTGAAGGTTAGTATTGCTTAAGCTAGGGTATTGGTTAGGGAGATCGGTAATGCGTTGCAATGATTTTGTGGTGGACCGGCCGGGATTTGAACCCGGGATCTCCCGCGTTCTTGGGAGCTCCGTGCAAGGCGGGCATCCTTCCAGGCTAGACTACCGGCCCAAGGGAAGCCGAGAACCAAGAAATTTAAGCTTTTGCCTGTGTTTTGCCTAGTTCTTTTTCGTAGACTATGAACTTGCCGTAGTAGTTCTCGAAATCGCCGTTTTCCGTGGCCAGTACCTCGGTTTTGGCGGGTATCGTTGGTGGCCCTACGGAGAATTCACCAAGACCTATACCCCTGCCGATGTATACTTCATTTATCATGGTCATTACAAAGTCCTCGGTGGCCCTCGTACATAACCAATGCTTTCTTGTCGTACAGTAAAGTCCGTTTGTTTTCCTCAATGCATTCCTGACCACCTCCCGCATTGCCTCCCCGCGGATTATATCCACCGAACTCGGCTTTGCCACGCCTGTGAATAAAGTTAGCACTTCGTGAAACCCGAGGGACCTTGCTAGGCGGTGGCTTGGTTCGTTCCAATCGGCGATCATTAACATTGCGTATTTAATACCGTTTTTGACCGCTTCATTGAGTACGTACTCCGTTAATGCTTTACCAATGCCCATCCGTCTATAGTTGGGGTGAACCCGTAATCCCTCTAGCCATGCCGTACTTGTCTCCCTAATTAATACCATATTCAACACACCGACCACGTGGTTCTCAATAACCGCCACGTAAGCCGTACCCTCATTAATCCATTCATTAATGGCGTTAGGCACGTAGTCACCCCACGAGAACGTATTTCTCGTGAATTCAATTATTTGCCCAGCATCGCTGGGTAGTGCCTTCCGTATCGTTAATTCAGTCATTATGGTCACTGGTTTTATACCTCGATAGTTTTTACCTTTTCCCTATTACCCTGCAATAAAGCACTTAAACACGTGTATGGGTTATCTTCCGTGGGTTCGTTAACTTTGAGCTTCAGTAATGGTACTCTGATTGTGGAGGGTCCTGCCACGGTTACTGTGGTGAATGGGCAATGTGAGGTGCTGGGTTGTCCCGTGAGTGGTTCCCTAAGTGTTGAGAGGTTTAGGGCGTTGCCCATATTTGCCAGTGGTTCATGCACGTTATCCATTAGTGGGGGTTCCGTCAGATATGTTGATGGTAGTACAATACCGAGTGACTGGGATAACCTTAACCTCGAGGGTATTGCCCTAGTCGTTGGTGATATTGATTCTGGTAAGACCACGTTAACCACGTACTTACTTAATAGGCATGTGACCAAGGGATTAAGTACATGTATCGTGGATGCCGATGTCGGTCAATCATCAATAGGGCCTCCTGGTGTCATTGGGCTTTCCTGCGTTGGATTACCAACACCGACCATGGAGGATTTGCATATGATGAGCGGTGTTTTCGTTGGTTGTAATAGTCCATCACAATGTGTTGGTAGGTTTATCAGTGGGGTTAGCGCCATGGTTAGGGAGGCCTTTAGTAGGACGCCAGGTCTCGTGCTAATTGACATGCCTGGCTGGGTTGTGGATGGTGGTATTGAGTTGATAAGGAATGTCGTTGATACGGTCGGCGCAGACTACGTGGTATCCATAGGCATTAATCTACGCCTAAGGTCGGGTGTTAAGGTAATTAACGTCTCTAAGCCGAAGTATGTAAGGCCCAGGAACCCCGATGAGAGGAGGTTTCTGAGGAATCAGGCCTTACGTAGGTACTTAGGTGGTGAATTAATTAACGTAAGCATTGAGCTGAATAAAATCATTGGTAACTCGGTGATTGAGTGCATAGTCAATAATTGTGGTCATTACGTAGTTGATAATGTGACCGAGGTCACTAGGCATGGTGGTGTGGTTAAGGTGCCGTCCAGGCTCCTCAATAATATGTTCATTGGCTTAATACGTAGAGGCTTCCTGGCGGGTTTCGGTGTGATTAAAGAGTTTAACCTTAAGGAGGGTGTTGCAAATGCCGTCGTAACGACGGACTACTTTGATGATGCTGTTATGGGTAAATTACGCGTCGACCCCGAGAGGCTGGAGGAGATCGAACCATTCCCACTACTTTAATAACCTGAGACGAAGATCACCGTCACGATATTCAGGTTACTGCCGGTCCATCCAGTGCGTATTATGGTGTTTGTTTTTTCGAATATAATAGCCGTGTTATTATTACGTAATTCGCCTATGGGATCAATACCCAACTTCATGGCCTCCTCAATTAGGTGACCATCAGCAACACAGCCTGCCGCATCTATATTACCATCAATACCGTCGGTGGCTATGGAAATCATGGAAACACCATCAACACCCCTAACCGATAAGGCAAAGCCCGTGCACATTTCCGTGGTCCTACCACCCCTGCCATTACCAACCACCGTCACTGTCGGCTCACCACCTGATAGTATCAATCCCCTCCTTATTGGGACTCCCCTAAACCTGGCCTCCAGGGCTATACTCGCTAGGTACCTACCGACTTCCCTGGCCTCCCCATCCATTCGCGACGTGAGTATTAATGATTCCATACCAAGTGATTTAGCGTAATTTGCCAAGTCCGTGAGTACATCCATGTTGCTTGCGATCACGTAATTCCACGTGTTAGTTAATTCCTTAGGGGTCTCCTCAATAACGCCTTTTAAGCCCTGTTCAAGGGTGTCCCTAACCGTACCTGGTACCTTATCCCAAAGACCCCTATTCCTTAGTATGGCTATGGCATCCCTATATGTGGTTGGGTCAGGGACTGTTGGTCCGCTGGCAACCGTTGCTGGGTCATCACCAGGTACGTCACTGGCTATTAGGGTTATTACCTTACCACCTCTCTTAACTACCTCTCTGGCAAGTCTGCCGCCCTTCGTCATTGATAGGTGCTTCCTCACGGTATTAATCTCGTGAATAGTGGCTCCGCTTCTTAGGAGTAAGTTGTTGACCTCCCTAATGTCCTCAAGGCTCAGGCCTCTAATGGGTACCTCAACGAGAGCAGAACCACCACCGCTAATCAGGAATAGTACGTAATCGCCACTCCTAACATTACTAATTAGGTCGAGTATTTTCAAACCGGCATTAATACTTGCCTCAGTTGGCAGTGGGTGTGTTGATTCGAGAATCCTTATTTTTCGTAGATTACCTGGCGTTCCCCTGGGGACCACGGCGATACCGTCAATTATTTTATCGTAGGCCGCATCCTCAATGGCCTTAGCCATCCCTATTGAGCCCTTGCCAATGGCTATGACGTAGAAGTTATTAATTTCGTGCCCCATGATCCTTACCTTACCATTATCGACACTAATAGCTCTTGAGGTTCTGAGGTATAAGTCCGAGGACTTAAGAATAAGACCTAGTATATCGCTTAGTAAGTCACCGCCGAATACGGGAAATACCACGTTAATTATTAGTGGCAATTGATTTTTTAAGGCTTGGGTTGATACCAGACCGTATGATCGACACTGATGGGTTAAGGGCAAGGTTGAGGGAGCTTGAGGAGGTTAAGGATGAGGTTATTGAGACTGGGGTTAAGGTGAATAGGCTTTCTAAGTCCGTGATATACTCACTAATTAGGGATGATGTTGAGACAGCGCGCAGGTACATAAGGGAGATGCAAGATCTCGTTAATAAACTAAGGGAGTTAATTGCTAAGTACCCAATGTATTATAATAATGCCGTCATTAGTCTCCAGGAGTACGTTGAGGCTATGACCATGTGGTTCTTCATGACCGAAAATAGGATACCGAGCCCAAGCGAGCTAGGTGTCGATGCCGAGCCCTACATAAACGGCATTGCCGACTTCACGGGCGAGCTTAGTAGGAAGGCGACTGAGGAGATGATTAAGAACAACCTAGACTTCGCGTTAAGGGCTAAGAAGGTGATGGAGGAGCTTTACCTGGATTTACTCAGTCTAGAGCCCAGGGATTACGAGATGAGGAAGAAGGTTGATTACGTGTCATCAAATATTAACTGGTTGAATGAAAAGATATTCTACAAGACATTAAATATTAAGGTAGTTCAGGAACCATCATCGAAGAACTCTGACGTAAATAACTCGTTGGAGTAAAGCTTAAAAATTTTCTAAATTTCTCGATCTCGTGACCTCCCTTCACCGGAAATATAGGAAATGAACAAAGTTCCACAGTAAATACAGGTGTGAAGCTAAGAAAGGCCTTAACGTTTTGGGATCTGCTCTTCCTATCAATATCAGGAATGGTTGGTAGTGGGTGGTTATTCGCAGCCTTAGCGGGCGCCGCCTATGCTGGCCCAGCATCATTAATATCCTGGCTTTTAGCTGGGGTATTCTTCACATTCATAGGCCTATCATACGCTGAATTAGGCTCAATACTCCCATTTAGTGGTTCACTTGTTCGTATTGACCACTACGTACACGGCTCAATCTCTAATTACCTACTCGGTTGGGCGTACTTAATTGGTTCAGCCACCACAATATCCATGGAGGCTGAGGCAATAATAATGTACACAAATAAGTATTTACCGCTCTTTAGTACCGAGTCTGGCTACTTGACGCCACTTGGTATTTTAACGGCGGCAGCATTAATAGGTATTTTCACGGTCATACAAGTAATTGGCGTTAACATATTTGGTAAGATTAATACGGCAATAACCATTTGGAAGTTCATAATACCCACAGCCACAGTAATACTCCTAATAACCCTATACCTACACCCGGGTAATTTCACGGCATATGGAGGGTTCGCACCACTGGGTTGGACCGCCGTCTTTACGGCATTAATCCCCAGCGGCATTATCTGGGCCTATGAGGGATTTAGACAGGCCCTTGAGTACGCTGGTGAAGCCAGGAATCCAAGGCGTGACGTACCGATGGCCCTAGTTCTATCGATAATACTCGTGGCAATACTATACATGGCATTGGAGATCGCATTTATAGGAGGGATCGACTGGAGCAAGATATACCTGCCTAATAGTAAGGGTCAGTACGTAATCCCAATAAAGCCCGGTGACTGGAGCGACCTATTAAACTCTAATTGGGCAGGCTCACCATTCTACTCAGAGCTGTACGTGAGTGGTATCGTAGTTCTTGTACTGTGGGCCACGATATTGCTGATCGATGCGTGGGTCTCACCCGCGGGTACCATGGGTGTATACATTGGCACAACGGCAAGGAGTCTCTATGGACTTTCAAGGCAGGGTTACTACCCAAGCATTTTCGGTAATTTACATGAAAAATTCCAGACCCCGTGGTTCTCATTCATAGTTACTTACTTAATAGCCGTACTATTCCTACTGCCATTCCCAACCTGGTACCAAATAGTCAGCATATCAACAACAGCGACAATAATTAACTACCTGGCTGGCGGCCCAGCATTAATCATATTAAGGAGGACTGCGCCGAATATTAATAGGCCGTATAAGGTCCCAATGCCATTACTGGTTGGGTTACTGAGCTTTATAATATCCTCAATGCTCGTTTACTGGACAGGTTGGCCTTACCTGGGCTATATATTCGTAATAACGGCCTTCGGCTTACCATTACTAATCCTAGGCTATAGAAAGGTCATTGGCATGGGCTATGGCGAAGCCGTGGCTTTCTCGGCGATTTTCTGGATCGCGTTAATAATGGTGATTTATTACGGATTCGTAATTAACGCACTACCGTTTTATGAGTATTGGACTGCATTCGCATTAATATTAATTGGAGGTATTACGTATCTGTACTATAGGTCGAGGGATGGTTACGTTAGTAGAGAGATTAAGGCGAGTACCTGGTTCATCAGCTACATGATCGTGTTTGGCGCCTTATCATACATAGGCTCACTGGGCATGGGCTACATACAATACCCGTGGGACTACCTAATTGCGTTGGCTATGTCAATAGTATTCTTCATAATAGCAGTGAGACAGGGATTTGAGACTAAGGAGATAAGGCAGGTTAAGGAGGGTAACCTACCCATTGAGTAACCATCTGACCTCCTCCCCGCCCTGAAGGGCGAGGGTTCTTGGTGTTGCTAGTGCGGGGAGGTTTGGGCTACATTCCCGTTTGGGTTCAGCCCCAGGCCTGGTCTTCGGCCCGTTACCCCTATCCCCGCGTGGGGACTCGGGGTTATGGCTTTAGTTAGAATATTGTATGCACCTACGATGTAACAACGAAACACTTAGGGTTTAAATCAAAATAGTGAATACCTTATGTTGAATCCTTATGTGTGAGGATGAGGTGTTAAAGGACTTAATACCTAGTGAGGCGTTGCTCATGTTTAAGAGACTCATAGGGAAGGACATTGGTGTTGCCTGTGACTTCTTAATGAGACATTATAGGGATGAGTATTGGCCTAGAAGAGCTGGCGTAATGCCTCCGTTAAGGAGGGTAAGGAGTAACAACGTGGTTAAGTTGCCAAGTCCCAAGGGCGTAACTATGACCGTGAGCAACGCGATTATAGCAAGGAGAAGCGCGGGGGACTTCATTGATGAGCCGATAAGTATTGATGACTTGGCAACGATGTTATTTCTAGGACTGGGTATTACGGGCTGGACCCAGGCCTATGGGTTTGATAAATACCCACTTCGTGCATATCCATCCGCAGGTGCTTTACAGCCTATTGAGGCTTACCCGGTGGTTCATAACGTGATGGGGCTGAGGGAGGGACTTTACCACTATGACCCGTTCAACCACGCATTGGAAATCCTTAGGTTGGGTAGGTTTAATTCATTAATGGCTAACTTAGCCCTTGGGCAGGACCACGTCAGTAGGGCGTCAGTGGTCATCGTACTCACGGCATTTTACTCACGAACCCGGTGGAAGTACTGGAAGAGGGCTTTGAGGTATGTCCTCCTGGATGCAGGTGCAGTCATGGAGAACATATATGTCGTGGCTACTGGGTTGGGGCTTGGTGTTAGGGCTGTGGGTGCTTTTTATGACGAGGAGTTGTGTAGGTTCCTTGGTATTGACTGTGTTGAGGAGTTTCCCGTACTCTTAATGCTTATTGGTAAGGAGACACGTGGTTTTTAATTGGGAGTGAATTATTGAATGCTTATATCGAACCTATTATACTCCTTATCTTCTCAATCTTCCTCTCCAACTCACCGCATTTCTCATCAATGATCCTACTCACCTCATCCTCGGTGTATAATCTTTCAATCTTTAAATCAGAGAAATTAAGCTTATTTGCTTTTTGATCGTATGAAACCACGACACTTATCCTCACAAGGGCCAACTTATCAATGTTCCTCTTAATCATCTCGTCATACACGGTCTTATTCAACTCCGCTATATCCCTAAGTATAACGTCCTCGGGGACCATCTTTGAAAAAGCCGCGAATGCGGCACGCCTTAGCTTATCTGCGAACCTAGCCGCTATTATGATGCCCGTCCTTAACTCGACGGTTAATGGTCCATGGAATGTGAATCCGCTGTATAGTTTTTCATATTCCGCTGCTCGTTCCTTATCTCGTTCTACATCCTCACTTGGTTTCCAAGACATATTACACTCTTTAATTGGGCTTCATTTAAAACTTATTTTCCAATGCCGGGTTAAACACTTAAGTAGGGGGTGCACTCTATTATTTTGATCTGAATTGGGTGGATTACGTAGGGTTGTGCTTGATGTTGATATACCAAGTAGTGTCTCTACTGTGGAACTCGCGGATAGGCTTGGCAGGGTTAGCGGTGTTAAGGCTGTTAATGTCACCGTGACCGACACGGACGTTGAGGTTCTAGGTCTGGTCATTGTTATTGAGGGTGATAACATAAACTATGATGACGTGAAGAGGGTTATCGAGGACTTGGGTGGTGCGATTAGGAGTATTGACCAGGTAATTGTTGGCGAGTACATACTTGAGCTTAATCCTCAGTTGCTTAAGGAGAGGTGAGTATGGTAAGTATTAACGGTAGGTACTTAGTGCTTGGCTTCCTAGATAGCGTTTTGACCACGCTCGTATTAGGTGAGACCATGCGAAGTACTGTTAAATTAGTGATTATAGTTACGACAATAAACCTAATAACGGCGTTCATGGCCGAGTATATCGAGGAGAGAAGCTCATTAAGCCATATCGAGAGAGCGTTATTGATGAGGAGAGGTTCGCTATTAAGGACGAGCTTACATAGGAGGGCCATATACGATGCATTAATTAAGGGCTTGGTATTTGGCGCCGTGTCGCTGTTGGGTGCTTCGGTTACGAATTATACGATGTACTTGGTTAGGGTGTTTTGGATACCCGTGATTCCAGTGGTAATTCTCGGAATCTTTGGCACATTGATGAGCAGGTACTTTAGGGGTAATGCCGTGTTATGGCTCATATTATATGTAATACTTGGCATTATAATGTCATTTATAGGAACCATTGTTTAATAATCATTAATTCATGATGATAAATTGACAGGTTTGCCCTCCTTTAATATCTTATTTCCAAGCTCCGGACTTACCTTGACCAATTGATCCTTAACCCTATCCAGGAAGGCCTTATCCTCCTCCTTATTCCTGAGTTCATCGGGTAGCAATATCGGTATCTCATCCTTAATTGGATACCAACGACCACATTTAGGGCAGTATAATATGCCATCAACAACCTCCTTCTTAATGCATTCATCGCACGGTAATTCCTGTGGATTCGGGTAATTCTTTATGAAGACATTCTTAAGGGCACAGTATTCTTCACAGAATGGCCTTTTGTTCCATTCATACTTTCGTTCAGGATACTCCCTCTCTTTAAGCACTATTAATGTCAGTGGGAATGTTTTGTCGTACGGACATGCCAATACATCCATTAATCTGTACTTCACGAGAAAGCCCTGCTAATACCCTCTTAATTACTTTTACCTTTAATGGATTTGAACACCTTAGTACTTCCTCTCCTCAGGCTTCCATCTCGTTATGCGGACAGGTACGTAACTAAGCCTCGGCCCATCAGGCGTGTAGAAGTATAGTGTATGCTTCAACCAATTAACATCATCCCTCTTTGGATAATCAAGCCTATAATGGGCGCCCCTCGACTCGGTCCTTGTTAATGCACCAACAATTATTAATTCCGCCTGTTCAAGCAGGAAGTCCAGCTCAAGCACATCCTTAAGGTTTGTATTGTAGTACCTACCCTTATCCTCAATCCTAACATTCAGGAACCTCTCCCTCAACCTCTTTATTGTTGAATAAGCCTCCTCAAGCCCATTCTTGTCCCTAAACACATAGACGTAGGTGTCCATTGTCCTATTCATCTCCTCTCTAATGGAGTACGGATTTTCAGCGCCAACCTCCTTATGGAGTAACTTATCAAAGATCCTGCTTTCCTCATTGGCCGCCTTAGTTGCTATATCACCTGTATACTCAAGCATTGAGTCTGGAGCTGACATCGCGTATTTAGCGGCAGCAGCACCGGTCAACCTACCCCACACGAGACATTCACTTAATGAGTTGCTACCTAGCCTATTGGCTCCGTGAACACTAACGTTAGCTGCTTCACCGGCGGCCCATAAATTCGGCACTCTGGTTTTGTCCTCATCAAGCATTACTTGGCCGTATAAATCAACGTGTATGCCACCCATCATGTAATGCATTGCTGGCCTAACGGGTATTGGCTCATCAACTGGGTCAATACCTAAAGTCTTAATCGCTATTTCCCTAATCATCGGTAATCTCTTATTTATCCTCTCCTCACCAAGATGCCTCAGGTCTAATAATACGTAGCAGAGACCAGACTCCTCGTCCACGAAGCCTCTGCCCTCCATGCACTCCGTAATTATCGACCTACTGACTATGTCCCTGGGAGCCAGCTCCATTCTACTCGGCGCGTATCTCTTCATGAACCTCTCACCCTCCTTATTAATTAAGTAACCACCCTCACCCCTTGCACCCTCTGTTATTAAAATGCCATTGGGAACCAAGGCTGTTGGGTGGAATTGTGGAAACTCCATGTCCTTAAGTGGTATTCCAGCCCTATATGCCAATGAGTAACCATCACCCGTTGATGACCAGGCCATTGTCGTGAACTTGTAAACCCTGCCATTACCACCAGTCGCAATTATACCCGCTTTGGCAAGTATTACCTTAAACTCACCAGTCCTTAGGTCAATTGCGGTAACTCCCTTGAATACCCCGTG from Vulcanisaeta distributa DSM 14429 harbors:
- a CDS encoding GNAT family N-acetyltransferase, encoding MTELTIRKALPSDAGQIIEFTRNTFSWGDYVPNAINEWINEGTAYVAVIENHVVGVLNMVLIRETSTAWLEGLRVHPNYRRMGIGKALTEYVLNEAVKNGIKYAMLMIADWNEPSHRLARSLGFHEVLTLFTGVAKPSSVDIIRGEAMREVVRNALRKTNGLYCTTRKHWLCTRATEDFVMTMINEVYIGRGIGLGEFSVGPPTIPAKTEVLATENGDFENYYGKFIVYEKELGKTQAKA
- a CDS encoding Clp1/GlmU family protein; translated protein: MGSLTLSFSNGTLIVEGPATVTVVNGQCEVLGCPVSGSLSVERFRALPIFASGSCTLSISGGSVRYVDGSTIPSDWDNLNLEGIALVVGDIDSGKTTLTTYLLNRHVTKGLSTCIVDADVGQSSIGPPGVIGLSCVGLPTPTMEDLHMMSGVFVGCNSPSQCVGRFISGVSAMVREAFSRTPGLVLIDMPGWVVDGGIELIRNVVDTVGADYVVSIGINLRLRSGVKVINVSKPKYVRPRNPDERRFLRNQALRRYLGGELINVSIELNKIIGNSVIECIVNNCGHYVVDNVTEVTRHGGVVKVPSRLLNNMFIGLIRRGFLAGFGVIKEFNLKEGVANAVVTTDYFDDAVMGKLRVDPERLEEIEPFPLL
- a CDS encoding glycerate kinase type-2 family protein, which codes for MVFPVFGGDLLSDILGLILKSSDLYLRTSRAISVDNGKVRIMGHEINNFYVIAIGKGSIGMAKAIEDAAYDKIIDGIAVVPRGTPGNLRKIRILESTHPLPTEASINAGLKILDLISNVRSGDYVLFLISGGGSALVEVPIRGLSLEDIREVNNLLLRSGATIHEINTVRKHLSMTKGGRLAREVVKRGGKVITLIASDVPGDDPATVASGPTVPDPTTYRDAIAILRNRGLWDKVPGTVRDTLEQGLKGVIEETPKELTNTWNYVIASNMDVLTDLANYAKSLGMESLILTSRMDGEAREVGRYLASIALEARFRGVPIRRGLILSGGEPTVTVVGNGRGGRTTEMCTGFALSVRGVDGVSMISIATDGIDGNIDAAGCVADGHLIEEAMKLGIDPIGELRNNNTAIIFEKTNTIIRTGWTGSNLNIVTVIFVSGY
- a CDS encoding haloacid dehalogenase produces the protein MIDTDGLRARLRELEEVKDEVIETGVKVNRLSKSVIYSLIRDDVETARRYIREMQDLVNKLRELIAKYPMYYNNAVISLQEYVEAMTMWFFMTENRIPSPSELGVDAEPYINGIADFTGELSRKATEEMIKNNLDFALRAKKVMEELYLDLLSLEPRDYEMRKKVDYVSSNINWLNEKIFYKTLNIKVVQEPSSKNSDVNNSLE
- a CDS encoding APC family permease, producing MKLRKALTFWDLLFLSISGMVGSGWLFAALAGAAYAGPASLISWLLAGVFFTFIGLSYAELGSILPFSGSLVRIDHYVHGSISNYLLGWAYLIGSATTISMEAEAIIMYTNKYLPLFSTESGYLTPLGILTAAALIGIFTVIQVIGVNIFGKINTAITIWKFIIPTATVILLITLYLHPGNFTAYGGFAPLGWTAVFTALIPSGIIWAYEGFRQALEYAGEARNPRRDVPMALVLSIILVAILYMALEIAFIGGIDWSKIYLPNSKGQYVIPIKPGDWSDLLNSNWAGSPFYSELYVSGIVVLVLWATILLIDAWVSPAGTMGVYIGTTARSLYGLSRQGYYPSIFGNLHEKFQTPWFSFIVTYLIAVLFLLPFPTWYQIVSISTTATIINYLAGGPALIILRRTAPNINRPYKVPMPLLVGLLSFIISSMLVYWTGWPYLGYIFVITAFGLPLLILGYRKVIGMGYGEAVAFSAIFWIALIMVIYYGFVINALPFYEYWTAFALILIGGITYLYYRSRDGYVSREIKASTWFISYMIVFGALSYIGSLGMGYIQYPWDYLIALAMSIVFFIIAVRQGFETKEIRQVKEGNLPIE
- a CDS encoding SagB/ThcOx family dehydrogenase, whose amino-acid sequence is MCEDEVLKDLIPSEALLMFKRLIGKDIGVACDFLMRHYRDEYWPRRAGVMPPLRRVRSNNVVKLPSPKGVTMTVSNAIIARRSAGDFIDEPISIDDLATMLFLGLGITGWTQAYGFDKYPLRAYPSAGALQPIEAYPVVHNVMGLREGLYHYDPFNHALEILRLGRFNSLMANLALGQDHVSRASVVIVLTAFYSRTRWKYWKRALRYVLLDAGAVMENIYVVATGLGLGVRAVGAFYDEELCRFLGIDCVEEFPVLLMLIGKETRGF
- a CDS encoding DUF2258 domain-containing protein → MSWKPSEDVERDKERAAEYEKLYSGFTFHGPLTVELRTGIIIAARFADKLRRAAFAAFSKMVPEDVILRDIAELNKTVYDEMIKRNIDKLALVRISVVVSYDQKANKLNFSDLKIERLYTEDEVSRIIDEKCGELERKIEKIRSIIGSI
- a CDS encoding DUF211 domain-containing protein; amino-acid sequence: MGGLRRVVLDVDIPSSVSTVELADRLGRVSGVKAVNVTVTDTDVEVLGLVIVIEGDNINYDDVKRVIEDLGGAIRSIDQVIVGEYILELNPQLLKER
- a CDS encoding Trm112 family protein is translated as MKYRLMDVLACPYDKTFPLTLIVLKEREYPERKYEWNKRPFCEEYCALKNVFIKNYPNPQELPCDECIKKEVVDGILYCPKCGRWYPIKDEIPILLPDELRNKEEDKAFLDRVKDQLVKVSPELGNKILKEGKPVNLSS
- a CDS encoding succinate dehydrogenase/fumarate reductase flavoprotein subunit; translation: MTEVLKYDLIIIGSGLAGLRATFEAARVSQGKIRIAVLSKVHAMRSHSVSAEGGASAVLYPKETGDSLDLHAYDTVKGSDFLADQDAVELLVREAPKEIIFMDHLGVPWSRDEKGRILQRPFGGMSIPRTTFAQDKSGFFLMSTLYDNVLRFDNVEFLHEHFVTSLLMDHGVFKGVTAIDLRTGEFKVILAKAGIIATGGNGRVYKFTTMAWSSTGDGYSLAYRAGIPLKDMEFPQFHPTALVPNGILITEGARGEGGYLINKEGERFMKRYAPSRMELAPRDIVSRSIITECMEGRGFVDEESGLCYVLLDLRHLGEERINKRLPMIREIAIKTLGIDPVDEPIPVRPAMHYMMGGIHVDLYGQVMLDEDKTRVPNLWAAGEAANVSVHGANRLGSNSLSECLVWGRLTGAAAAKYAMSAPDSMLEYTGDIATKAANEESRIFDKLLHKEVGAENPYSIREEMNRTMDTYVYVFRDKNGLEEAYSTIKRLRERFLNVRIEDKGRYYNTNLKDVLELDFLLEQAELIIVGALTRTESRGAHYRLDYPKRDDVNWLKHTLYFYTPDGPRLSYVPVRITRWKPEERKY